The proteins below come from a single Alnus glutinosa chromosome 9, dhAlnGlut1.1, whole genome shotgun sequence genomic window:
- the LOC133878392 gene encoding uncharacterized protein LOC133878392: MVMNTRSGSQTNRQPVAPQEPAIQNNLQPPPNPPPGGGDQDRIAALEAQIEDLNAELLRMRTRQPNPEMNRDEREEEDHNSNINPRREDDRQGNLSRIIAELERRCTDMEMERKDKGRSVMVDKLLMGTDSPFTRRVADYQLPDKFKVPQILSYAGDRDPLDHLENFKAHLDLHGTPDEVACRAFPLTLSGNARDWFRKLPPNSVDQFKELSKIFLTEFLAFRTRKKPSGYLLSLHQQGNESLKEFMARFNREKATVEDPTEDMIFAAIYQGISPEEPLMKKLIRKQPSTLQGLMDKVEEFINQEETLKSMASSRLPRETAPEKKRKELKKADWEEQRQVKKFKDYNFTPLNAEISEVLMEIKRDPAFREPQKIPEEFIKNGKLVRFLGERRNHPGNNRPRNHQDYQPRDQQPRDYYPRDRPQLDERPQENAPRDDIERREDRRSRSPQHREPRQQQYLPVIP, from the exons atggtgatgaacacacgttccggaagccagaccaatcgacagcccgtggccccacaggaaccggctattcagaataatttgcagcctccaccgaaccctcccccggggggtggagatcaagatcgcatagcagcgttggaagcccagattgaagacttaaatgcagaattgttacgcatgaggacgagacagcccaatcccgagatgaacagggatgagcgtgaggaagaagatcacaatagcaacattaatcctcggagggaggatgaccgtcAAGGAAatctgagcagaattattgccgagctggagagaaggtgcacggacatggagatggaaagaaaggacaaaggcagatccgtaatggtggacaagctcctaatgggtacagactcacccttcaccagacgggtggcagactatcagcttcccgataagtttaaggtaccccaaattctaagttatgcaggagacagagatcccttggatcacctagagaatttcaaagctcatctagaccttcacgggacacccgatgaagtagcatgtcgggccttccctcttactctttcggggaatgcccgagactggttcaggaagctgcccccgaattccgttgatcagttcaaggaattgtccaagatattcctaacggagttcttggctttccggacaaggaagaagccttcgggatatttgctatcattgcaccagcaaggcaatgagagtcttaaggagtttatggctcggttcaaccgagagaaggctacggtcgaagatccgaccgaggatatgatttttgctgccatttatcagggaatttcacccgaggagcctttgatgaagaagttgatccggaagcaaccgagtaccttgcagggcctcatggataaggtagaagaattcatcaatcaggaagagacgctgaagtctatggccagttctagactaccccgagagacagccccagaaaagaaaaggaaagaactcaagaaagctgattgggaagagcagaggcaggtaaagaagttcaaagattacaactttacacctctcaatgccgagatatcagaagtcctcatggagatcaagagagatccggcgtttcgggaaccacaaaagataccag aagaattcataaagaatggcaagctagttcggttcttgggagagcgacggaaccatccaggaaataacaggcctcggaatcatcaggactatcagccccgagatcaacagccacgAGATtattatccccgagaccgtcctcagctagacgaaaggcctcaagagaatgctccccgagatgacatagaaagaagagaggaccgaagaagcagaagcccacagcatagagagccgaggcaacaacagtatctgcccgtgatcccataa